The genomic region TCATTCTCATCCTCGCGGGCCTGCTCGAGATCGGCTGGGCCGTCGGCCTGAAACACACGCACGGCTTCACCCGCCCGCTGCCGACCCTGCTCACCGCCATCGCGATGCTGCTCAGCCTCGGCCTGCTCGGCCTGGCCCTCCGGCATCTGCCGGTCGGCACCGCCTACGCCATCTGGACCGGCATCGGCACCGTCGGCACCGCGCTCCTAGGCATGCTCCTCCTCGGCGACCCCACCAGCCCGCTGCGCCTCGCCTGCATCGGGCTCATCCTGCTGGGCATCGTGGGATTGAAGATGGCTTAATGGTGCTGGCGCCGGTGCTCGGATCACGGCTCGGGAAGAATGCTGCGCAACAGATGTCCGTACCGCAAGGCTAGAATCAGCGGCCCAAAGACAATTCCAAGCACGAACGCAATCGCCGCGGTGTAGGCCACGACGTGCCGGATGTCCACCGGTCGCCGCGGCTTTTGCTCCAAGGGCCGTTCGGGTGTCTCGTAGGCGATGGGCTGAAGCGGCATCGCGCGGACCGTCTCGCCAGATAGCATCAGCTCGATCGGCGCGGCCGCGACGCGCAGCAACGCTTCTGCGACGGGATTGGCGAGCTGCCGTGCGAACTCCAGTGGAGACGGGCCCATCGCCGTATCGGCCGTCGGGGAGGCGCCGTGCCGCAACAGCAAATCGATCATGTCTCCCGACCGTGCCTGTTCAAGTTGCGAGGCCGCATCTGACGACACCTCGATCGCGTGCAACAGCGGCGTGAACCAACCGTCGCGCGTCGTCTGTTCCACGTCCGCCCCCAGCTGAAGCAGCAGTTCCACCGTCTGCAATTGATTGTTCTCGATCGCCGCGTGCAGCGCGTTCAGCCCGCCATCGGAATAGGCCCGCAGGTCTGCGCCCTCCTCCACCAGCCGCGCGACCGCTGCGACATCACCTTTGAAAGCCGTCTGCACGAGGTCGTGCGTCTTGCGGTGCGCTTCGTGATGCTCAGCCATGCGGAGTACCTTCGACCGACCTGCCCACCGACGGGCCCGCCTGGCGCGGCGCGGCCGTCATATACGCCGCGTCGCGATTGGAAAAAATCTCTTGCCGGCTCGTCAGAAGAAGAATGCCGCCCAGCAGGCTCCACACGCAGAGCGCTATATTCACGATGCCAATAGCGACGAACATGCCGCCCACGATCCAACGCGCGCAACGGCCATCGCCCCAGAGGACCAGCGGCGGCTCGACAGGATCGCGCGGCCCCGCGTAGGGCAGCACACGGCGGAGTTCATCTGACATCAATCCTCCGATTCATCGCGGGGCGCCCGCGTCCCAGCGTCCACCGAAGCGAATCCTGCTCGATCCGCATCGACGGCGGAACTCTCCGGCGCCGGCTTGGGTTGCAGCACGGCGAACCCGCGCGGCTCGCCCCCAGTGCGCCGGGCGCCGGGCAACTGCCCGCGAAGGCCGAACGTGAAGAGAACTGGAAACGAGACGGCCCACGTCGCGAGGCAGACGATGGCGAACATCGCGCCCAGCACCGACCCGACTGGCCCATCGTTGGGCGTCAACGTCACGAAGTTTGCCCCAACAACTGCCGCCATGGCCCAAAGCGTCAGCGTGCACGCAAACATCCACCCCAGCATCACGGCCAAACGTTGGACCAACGGCGGCATGGCAGAATCGTACCCGCAACCGTCCCATTACACCGTACGCCGCCGGCCCTTGAATCACGAAGACAAGCCCAGGTCGCCCGTGGTAAACTTCCTCCCATGCAATGTCCCGCCTGCAAGACCGGCGTTTTGGAAGCCACCGAACTCGCCGCCGGCACTGCGGCCGCGCAGAACCTGTCCGCCCGCCAGTGCAGCCACTGCCATGGCCATTGGATCGACGGCGAGATCTACCTGGCGTGGGTCGAACGGCAGGGGGCCAACCTGCCCAAAAAGCAGCCCGACGACGTCACCGAACCGCCGCAATCCAGCGAGTCGACCAAGGCCAAGCTCTGCCCCAACTGCGGCCGGTTCCTCATCAAGGCGAAGGTCGGCCACGGCACGCGCTTCACCCTCGAACGCTGCGGCGGCTGCGGCGGCATCTGGTTCGACGCCAACGAATGGCAAGCCCTCGCCGACCGCAACCTGCACGACGACGTCCACTTCATCTTCAGCAGCACCTGGCAAGCCGACGTCCTCCGCCAGGACCGCCAGGCCCAGTACGAGAAGCTGATGATCTCCAAACTCGGCCCCGCCGACTGGCAGGAGATCCAACGCATCAAGTCCTGGCTCGACGCGCACCCCAACCGCCCGGAACTTTATGCGGTGCTGATGGAAGGGGCGGGGGAGAAGTAGGGCTGGATCGTGGCACCCGGCCAGAGTTATGTAGGGCGGGATGAAGATCCGTCGGGTGGTGGCCCGTTGGCGAGTGGCGCAATCGGATCGGAATCCCGCCGCTGCCGTCGACGGTGCGCGTTCGCGGCGGGATTGCGATCCCGGTCCGCCGCTGCGCGACCTCGAATTTCAAGGCGGGATCTCCATCCCGCCCTACGGGCGATGGGGCGGCGCCCGCTCGTCTGCGTCGTGCGACGCTTTCTGTGTTGAAGCGAAGCGAGTTGTTCCGTCGCAATGCATGCTGTTCTGAGGCAGAGCAGTCTGCTTTGCGTTGGGGCAGTTTGTTTCGGTGTGAGACGGTTTGTTTCGTTCTGACGCAGATTGTTTTGGGGTAGGACAATCTGTTTCGCTGCGACGCAGTTTGTTTTGCTGCGGAACAATCTGTTTTGTCGCGAAGCAATTTGTTTTGTGGCGAAACAATCTGCTTCGTTGCGGGGCAATTTGCCGTGAAACAGTTTGTTTCGTCGCGCAGCAGATTGTTTTGTCGCGAAACAATTTGTTTTGCCCGCGCACCAAACGCTGTGGGGCCCGGCAGGGGCGCGGCGGGCGATTCTATCGGACGGGGGGAAGAGGGAACCGCGCTTTGGTGCGACTGTGCGGATTTTGCCTGAAGCGCGGGGGTGGGAGTGACGATTTGTGAAGTAGCACCAGCAAATGCGGCGCACGGCGGGATGGCCCGCGGCGCGGCGAGGTCGGCTGACGCGAAGGAGCAACCATGGAGCGAGTACCACCGGTAACGGATCAGCTGCTGCCCGACTGGGCGCGGAACGTCAGCGAGAAGCTGGCGCTGGCGACGGTTGACTGGGGCGTGGCTGAGCCGCTGCGGGCGGAGTTCATTCTTAGGCAGGCGGAGTACAGCGCGGCGATCGCGGCGACGGCGGATCCGTCGACGATGGGGCCGCTGGCCACTGGTCGGAAGAACGAGGCCAAGCGGGCGCTTTTACACGTCGCGACGCTCGTTGTTGCGATGGTGAGGTCGCAAGTCGGCTTGGCCGAACCGCAACGGTACGAGATCGGAATCCGGGATCGCAAGTCGCCGACGCGGCGCGGGCGGCCGACGATCGTGCCTCGCCTACGCGTGCTAAGCGTGGACGGGCGCACGGTGACGCTGGGCATTCGGAAGGAAGGGACGCGCGAGGAGGTGGCCAACGCTGACAGCTGCATGATCTTCATTCACATGGGCGAACAGCCGCCGCAGGAACTGTCGGAGTTCACGTTCGCGGCCAGCGCCAGCCGGGCGACGGTGGACGTTACGTTCCCAGCCGATGCGCAGAGCTTCGCGACGGTGTGGTTGGTGGGGTTCTTCGTCTCGGGCCGTAAGGAGAACGGCCCGGCGTGCGAGCCGATCTCGACGAACTTGGGGAAGATATGGGCAGGGCCGCGGGCCGTGGCGGCGTGAGGGAAGGGTGGCAGGAAGACAAAAGATAGGAGAGAGACAGACAAGAATGTCCGTCCCACCACTCAGACAAGGACAGAGGAGAGACACCGGCAGGAATGCCTGTGCCACAGAAGAGAGAAGAATTCGGGGGGAGAGGCAGACAGGGGGAGAGACAGGCAGGAATGCCTGTCCTACAGAAGAAAGATCTCGAAGACACGAATAGAAGCGAGCGCACTAATGACACGAAGCGATTCCCGGCTAGCGGAAATCGCTTCGTGTCGTTGTGTCTTCGTGGTTGATTCTAATTCAACCCGCCGGCGGCTACTCGAGGTACGTGTAGCCCTCTAAACCGTTCTCGTAGAACTTCAGCAGGACGCGGCTTTCGTCGAAGCTGAGCTTTTGGTCGCGGAGGGCTTTTTCGACGGTCTTGCGCATCGTGCGCATCAGGTCGTCGGCGGAGAACTGGACGTATTGGAGGACCTCGCGGACGGTGTCGCCTTCGATGACCTCGTCGATGGAATAGCCGTTGTCGTCAACCGTGACGTGGACGGCGTTCGTGTCGCCGAGCAGGTTGTGGAGGTCGCCGAGGATCTCCTGGTAGGCACCGACGAGGAAGGCGGCCAAGCAGTAGTCCTCGCCCTTGTAGCCGTGCAGCTCAAGCGTGCTCTTCACCTGCCGGCGATCGATGAAGCGGTCGACCTTGCCGTCGGAATCGCAGGTGATGTCGGCCAAAATCCCGCGGCAGTCGGGCTCTTCCTTTAACCGGTGGATCGGCATGATCGGGAAGAGCTGGTCGATCGCCCAGCTGTCGGGCATCGATTGGAAGATCGAGAAGTTGCAGAAGTAGGTGTCCGACAGCATGGCTTCGAGATTCTGGAACTCGTCGGGCACGTACTCCATCTTGCGGATGATTTTCAGGACTTTGGCGCAGATGCCGAAGTAGAGCTTTTCGCCGAGGGCGCGGTCTTCCAGGTTGCAGTAGCCCAGGCTGAAGAGGTTCAGCACGGCGTCGCGGGAAACGTGGGCATCGTGGTAGTACTCCATGTAGTTCTGGTCGTTCACGCCTAGGAACGTGTCGAACAGATTGGTGACCGGGGCGGGCAGGGTGGCGCGCTGGTCGGGTTCGAGGCCTTTGGGGAGTTGGAAGCGGGCGAAGCCGCTCCAGCCGATGACGTTGAAGACGAGCACGCTGTGGTAGGCGACCATCGCACGGCCGCTCTCGCTGATAATCGTGGGATGGGCGACGCCGGTGCGGTCGCAGACTTCCTTCACGTGGAAGACGACGTCGTTGGCGTATTCCTGCAGGCCGTAGTTGATGCTGGAGCCGAAGTCGGTCTTGGAGCCGTCGTAGTCGACGCCGAGGCCACCGCCCACGTCGACGTACTGCAGGCCGGCGCCGAGGCGTTGCAGTTCGGTGTAGACGCGCGACAGCTCGATGATGGCGCCCTTGATGTTGCGGATGTTGTTGATCTGGCTGCCGAGGTGGAAGTGCAGCAGATTCAGGCAGTCGCCCATGCCGTTGTTGCGGAGGAATTCGAGGGCTTCCACGACTTCGGAGATGAAGAGGCCGAACTTCGAGCGCACGCCGCCTGATTGTTCCCACCGGCCACTGCCGCGGGCGGCCAGCTTCACGCGCACGCCGATGCTGGGCTTCACGTTGTGCTGCTTGGCGTACTTGACGATCAGCTCGAGCTCGCTGAACTTTTCGACGACCGGGATGACGTTACGGCCAATCTTCGTGGCGAGAATGACGGCTTCGATGAATTCGTCGTCCTTGAAGCCGTTGCAGACGATCGGCGTGTCGTTGTTGTCAACGATCGCCATGACGGCGAGCAGTTCGGGCTTGCTGCCGGCTTCGAGGCCGAAGCCGAATTCCTTGCCGAAGTGGTGGATCTCTTCCACCACGTGCCGCTGCTGGTTCACCTTGATCGGGTAGACGCAGCGATAGCGGCCCTTGTAGTCGTGGTCGCGGATGGCGTTCTGGAACGCCCCGTGCAGGCGTTGCACACGGTGCTCGAGAATGTCGGTGAAGCGGATGAGGCAGGGCAGCTGGATGTCGCGCTCGCGCAGCTCATCGACGAGCTTTTTCAGGTCGACGTTCTGCTGCGGGTCCTGGCGCGGGTGGACGGCGACGTGGCCGTCGTCGTTGATGCTGAAGTAACCCTGGCCCCAGTTGGCGATGCCGTAGGTCTTGGCAGAGTCGGCGATGGTCCAGGCGCGCGTTGTGGCACTGTTGCCGTTGCTTGCACCCAAGGCAGGCGGGTTTACAGGGCTGGCCGGCGGGGCGGTCAGCAGATCCTTGTCGCGGCCCGGGGTCTCGGTCGTCAATTCCATGTGCTCGTGTTCCTCTGCCTCGTGTCAGGCTCCATCGCGTTGCGCGTGCGGCGTACGTCCCGCACCGGCGTTACCAGACGTAATGGTATCCAAAGTGCGGGGAAGTCAAATGACCTAAATGGTAAATTTACGAACGAATGCGAGGGTTGAGTGCGGACCTCGGAAAGACGGCCCACGAATCAGCACGAATGAACACGAACTGGGAATGCCATTCCACGCCTTCTCTTATTCGTGAATTTTCGTGCCTTTTCGTGGGCCAATTCTGCGATCGGCCGACGTTTACACCTTCGGCTGCTGCTGCGTAAGGCAGTGAATGGCACCCAAGCCCCAGATGAGTTCCGTGCAGTCGATGCCGATCACCTTATGCTTGGGCAGGTGGTCTTGCAGGATCGACAGGGCCTTCTTGTCGTTCTTCCTGTCGCGGAAGGTGGGCACCAGTAGCGCGCCGTTGATGAACAAAAAGTTGACGTACGTCGCCGGCAGGCGTTGGCCGTCGTGGACGACGGGCTTGGGCATCGGGATCTGGATGATCTCGAATGGCCGGCCATCCTGGTCGCGCAACTTGTCGACCTGCTTGCGCACGGACTTCAGCACGCGGTGGTTGTCGTCTTTCGTGTCGGGCTCGACGCCCATGACGAGCTTCGTGGGGCTGAGGAAGCGGGCGAGGTCGTCGATGTGGCCGTCGGTGTCGTCCCCTTCGATGCCGCCGGTAAGCCAGGCCACGTGGGATTGGCCGTAGTAGTCTTTCAGGTACTGTTCGACTTGCTGCTTGGAGAGGTCGGGGTTGCGGTTCTTGTTGAGCAGGCAATCGGTGGTGGTGAGGACCGTGCCGGCCCCGTTGAAGTCGACGGAGCCGCCTTCCATGATGACGAGGTTCGACGGCATCTCGTCTTTCGTACCACGGGCGGCCCGCCCGTGTTTTTCTGTGGAAGGAGAGGACACGGGCGAGCCGCCCGTGGTACGGGTGGGATAGAAGACCGGCAGGCCGAATTCCTTCGCGATCCGCGTCGGCACGGCATCGTCATCATCGTACGGCGGATACTTGCCGCCCCAGGCGTTGAAGCCCCAGTCGACGATCGCCACCTTCTTCTTCGCCCGGTTCACGACAAACGCCGGCCCGTGGTCGCGGCACCAGCTTTCGTTCGTCTTGATGGGATGGAAGAAGACGTTCTTCGTCGGGCAGCCGAACTCCTTCAGATCCCGGCGGACGATGTGCTCCCAGTTCTCGTTCGGCACGTTGATGCGCACGGCCTGACGGCTCTGGATCTCGCACATGATGCGCGCCAGGTTCTCCGGGATCGTGTGGTACTTCCCAGGAAACGAAATCCCCTCCGGCCGCGGCCATGAAAACCATGTGGCGGATTGCGGCTCCCATTCGGCGGGGAAGGTGTAACCGAGGGCGGCGGGGGTTTGGTTGAGAACTTTGAGTTTTGCCATCGATCGTGAAACCTATGCTCGCTTACGCTTGGCCGATGTTCGTCCGCCGAGTTCCAACTGCTCGATACGCTCGATATTCTGGTACGCGACCAGGTCGTATCCGTCGGCTCTTGGGCTTCCAAGGACGGGGTTACGCAGCACGAGAAGCGCGTTCTTCAACGTGTGAGCAGCCGTTGCCCCCAGCACGTCGAGCGTCTTGCCGCTGACGAGGTGCAACCGAAACGGCGTGAACGGCTCGCGTTGAAGTTCGTCTGTGAGCTCTGCTTCAGTCATGGATCTCCTTTACCCGCCAATATACCGCTTCGCGATTCCCTCGTACGCATCAATCCGCCGATCCCATCTGAACGGCCGGTGATGCTGCTTACTCGGTTTCCTCGCCCTTCGGCTGGACCACGAAGGCGTTTCCTTCAACGCGTTTGCCTCGCCGGAGCAGGTCGCGATGTGGCCACAGTCCGATCAACGCGATGCAGCCAATCGAGGAGAATAGTGCAAACACTGCCGCTGCCTTTCGCCAAGCTTCCATGGCTGATGCCTGACGTTGAAACACGTCGGCCGCGAAAACCAGGCCCCAAAGCACCCAGCCGATAAGCCAGAAACAGCAGACCGCAACAACGACCTTGTCGATGAACAGCAGTCGACGCTCGTGCATCATACGG from Tepidisphaeraceae bacterium harbors:
- a CDS encoding zf-TFIIB domain-containing protein is translated as MQCPACKTGVLEATELAAGTAAAQNLSARQCSHCHGHWIDGEIYLAWVERQGANLPKKQPDDVTEPPQSSESTKAKLCPNCGRFLIKAKVGHGTRFTLERCGGCGGIWFDANEWQALADRNLHDDVHFIFSSTWQADVLRQDRQAQYEKLMISKLGPADWQEIQRIKSWLDAHPNRPELYAVLMEGAGEK
- the sugE gene encoding quaternary ammonium compound efflux SMR transporter SugE, which encodes MAWFILILAGLLEIGWAVGLKHTHGFTRPLPTLLTAIAMLLSLGLLGLALRHLPVGTAYAIWTGIGTVGTALLGMLLLGDPTSPLRLACIGLILLGIVGLKMA
- a CDS encoding agmatine deiminase family protein; translated protein: MAKLKVLNQTPAALGYTFPAEWEPQSATWFSWPRPEGISFPGKYHTIPENLARIMCEIQSRQAVRINVPNENWEHIVRRDLKEFGCPTKNVFFHPIKTNESWCRDHGPAFVVNRAKKKVAIVDWGFNAWGGKYPPYDDDDAVPTRIAKEFGLPVFYPTRTTGGSPVSSPSTEKHGRAARGTKDEMPSNLVIMEGGSVDFNGAGTVLTTTDCLLNKNRNPDLSKQQVEQYLKDYYGQSHVAWLTGGIEGDDTDGHIDDLARFLSPTKLVMGVEPDTKDDNHRVLKSVRKQVDKLRDQDGRPFEIIQIPMPKPVVHDGQRLPATYVNFLFINGALLVPTFRDRKNDKKALSILQDHLPKHKVIGIDCTELIWGLGAIHCLTQQQPKV
- the speA gene encoding biosynthetic arginine decarboxylase; amino-acid sequence: MELTTETPGRDKDLLTAPPASPVNPPALGASNGNSATTRAWTIADSAKTYGIANWGQGYFSINDDGHVAVHPRQDPQQNVDLKKLVDELRERDIQLPCLIRFTDILEHRVQRLHGAFQNAIRDHDYKGRYRCVYPIKVNQQRHVVEEIHHFGKEFGFGLEAGSKPELLAVMAIVDNNDTPIVCNGFKDDEFIEAVILATKIGRNVIPVVEKFSELELIVKYAKQHNVKPSIGVRVKLAARGSGRWEQSGGVRSKFGLFISEVVEALEFLRNNGMGDCLNLLHFHLGSQINNIRNIKGAIIELSRVYTELQRLGAGLQYVDVGGGLGVDYDGSKTDFGSSINYGLQEYANDVVFHVKEVCDRTGVAHPTIISESGRAMVAYHSVLVFNVIGWSGFARFQLPKGLEPDQRATLPAPVTNLFDTFLGVNDQNYMEYYHDAHVSRDAVLNLFSLGYCNLEDRALGEKLYFGICAKVLKIIRKMEYVPDEFQNLEAMLSDTYFCNFSIFQSMPDSWAIDQLFPIMPIHRLKEEPDCRGILADITCDSDGKVDRFIDRRQVKSTLELHGYKGEDYCLAAFLVGAYQEILGDLHNLLGDTNAVHVTVDDNGYSIDEVIEGDTVREVLQYVQFSADDLMRTMRKTVEKALRDQKLSFDESRVLLKFYENGLEGYTYLE
- a CDS encoding ankyrin repeat domain-containing protein gives rise to the protein MAEHHEAHRKTHDLVQTAFKGDVAAVARLVEEGADLRAYSDGGLNALHAAIENNQLQTVELLLQLGADVEQTTRDGWFTPLLHAIEVSSDAASQLEQARSGDMIDLLLRHGASPTADTAMGPSPLEFARQLANPVAEALLRVAAAPIELMLSGETVRAMPLQPIAYETPERPLEQKPRRPVDIRHVVAYTAAIAFVLGIVFGPLILALRYGHLLRSILPEP